ATTCCGGGCTCACAGCTACTCCCTGGGACAAGTTTATAACTCTAAAGTGAATATACAATTCATAGATGACCACTTATCATTTATTACCTTATCATTTAAACTATTAAAGTCAAGTTTTGGCtttaaaatacaaaatataacatattttatatttattttacattttatttcaaaatttattaattttatcATGTCAAACCAAGAATTATACATTTTTCCCAGGTTTGTATCTTCGTATAATATTTAAATCAGGAATATATCTTTCTCAATTCAATATTCATCAATTATGGCTTATAGACACTCCATTTATTCCCTTTTAACTCAACTAAACTCTAAGTTGTTTGTAAATTAAGTTTTGTTTCGCGATACCAACCCCCCTTAGGTTCTAGGGTCTTTAAAATGTTCTTGAAGACAAGATTAAGTGATTAGCAACCATCttatatatttaattataataaattgcCTTAAAGTTTCCAAAACATTATAGAACTTTACTTTATTACTATATCAGCTGTCAACTCACGTTCTAGCAATATACTTCTTAGTTTTCATCAACATTTCATCTTTTACTTGGTTAAAATATTGATCACTTAGTATTTCTTTCGTCCCTGCTGAAGTTGAATCAAATAACATGTACTATTAACACATAAATTCAACAAGACAACAATAAGTTCTGTTTTAACCAAATGCAACTTCCTAGCAATGTACAGGTCCAGCATTCATTGTTTCCCTCAAATCCTTCCTTTCAATTTCATGCTCCAACTAGATAAACAAATCGTGTTTATTAAGCTATAGGATAGCGTTAGTCAGATCGTAGAAAATTTCTGCACTAAACTCAAAGGAGAAGCTGATCAAGACTCCTTTCCCCTCAGCCATTATGTACTTCAGCATTTTAATTCACAGCTCCCTCCTTAGTTGCTCCAATTTAACTCTACTCACAATGCCAAATGTAGTTACTGAACCACAGGGCAACCCTAGTTCCACCTGTGGAAGTTCATAGAACACAGAAATTGGAAGAAAAGCTGCTCCAAAAGCTAAGTTCCTTCTCTTTAGTATCATAACAGATTGTAGCAGCTTCCCTTTTGTCTAATTTAGTTGAGCTGCCTGAAGTTTCTGACTTCCAATGCACCTCCCTGTTAAGGTTAAGAACTAACATGTCTTCCATGTATTCATTAGTATGAGTTTCAGAATTAGCAACAACAGGTTACATATCCTGCTTAATTCCCTCGGCCAACCAACCTGCAATCAGCCGAATGCACTTGTCTTGTTATGTTCACCTTAGTTTATACTCATTTTGGTCTTGCTTGATGAAGTTAAGAGGCTTTATGACATATTACAGCTTAACATATGCTCAGTTCTATTCAGTACATAAGCATTATTCACAAAAACTTACCTCTGGCCTTAAGTGTTAGGAATTGCAGACGTAATCAGTTTCTCTTCCCAACTTTTGTTCCCTCGAGTGTTAGCTCCAGCCTCCCTTACTTTCCTTGCGATATTTCTTCTTGTGCCTGGGTTAATTGGTGAAGAAACCAACCAAGCCCCTGCTCTCACTTCCTCAGTTTCGCTCTCTTTTCTCACTCTCTCTGTTTTCTCTCGATGCTAGCTTGGTAAGGAGAGGTGCTACAGATTTTGTCTTGCTCTCTGCCACCGCCCAAGTTCTGTAGTTGGTTTCTCTTTTTCCTCCACTCGGTCACCGCTTGGATTTGGCTAACCATTGGCAGCTACTTTCTCCTCTTATATTCACGTAGCTTTCTGCTTAGAAGACTTAAGgatcaaaaggaaaacaattcATTCGGTGGTCAATGTTCCAGTCGGTGCTACCAACTAAGCAGCTCACTCAGGCCACCGCTCAAATTTCTTGAAGATTGTTTTACTTCTATTCGGTTCCAAATTCTccaattgtttttttttcctccctcgGCTCCTATTGTAAAAATTGCTGatagtttattttgtttgactGCATGGTTACTTACTTAGGTTCCAAGATTGGTTTGgtcttttaattttagttcatttgTTTGCCATGAGTCCGAAATTTTATTGTCTCACACATTGACTCAAAATTTCGTTTGTTCTAATTTGTATATaccttgaaaaattttgcttatATCGATCTAGTAGATTTTCACACATTTGactttaagaaaaattaattagtcatgtaacttattcaactatataatatattcaaatgGCTCAAATTACAATATGCATAtcatatgtttatttgattcatataatttttttttacaccattctaggatatttctaaattctcaatttttatataaattcaattaggcatttaatttaaccatttattcgttatatataatatttctaatatcaaagtaattaaaataaaagaaattcataGCATACATATAATTTTTCTCGAGTTCTCACATAATGGATCATAGGAAAATTAACGAAAATATATAAAGTTGATTGATTGAGAGCAATTTTGGCGTTTAAGTAAAACACCCTTGCCAAAGTAAATAGTTTTAGGTTGGAGGTTCACTACCTCCCGCCTTTAGAGGGGGAAAGTGTAAATAACTGTTCCATTAAATTGTAAAGAAGACTCAAGAGCATGCAGTATTTCTAAAGAAGCCATGGCCCCTAAAATATTCAGGAAATCTTATGCCTAAAATTTATCCGCAGCAGCTACCAATATactgttatttttttttaaaggattATATTGTGTGCATTAAGGTCACATGTTAAAAAGTGTGACGAGTCATTTTGATAGTTAATTATCAAAAGAAATCTAtcaattttgaaaacttttttttttttggatttagaCTTTTATAACCTTGGATGAGAAGGTTGGATTTAGTCTTGGATGAGATGGTTAATTTTGCAAGTAGCATGTGTTTGTGCTAAATTATGAGAAGCAAAGTTGGCACTACAAAAAATGGCAAAAGAGGTAACGCAATACGAGGGCTCGTTCTTAATTAATTAGATGTACTGATATATGAATGTTGATACCCCCATAATGTGGCTTAATAGTACTCatgtcaaaagaaaaagaaaaaaaatataaacaataAACTTTTCACTTAGGtacgtttgataaaattaaagtttaaaatctgaaatctgaatttattaagttattaaattgttaaatacTAAAATCTTAATATTTGAGGGTATTctgtattaagtgataagtaaaCAGTTTATTACTTATTATTTTGATTAAGTTTTGCCTAAATAATTTAAAGCCACTTTATTAATTAAAATATTCTATATTTTATTATCAAGCACGTCTGAACATATTAAAGTTTGAActtattaaatttaagtactaAATGAGTTATTAAACAGGGCTTTAGTCACCTAATATTACTTACATAAGTTGTTCATAGTCATCTCAGCACCTACAAGGAACCTCCGGCACCATCCCTATCACAATCTAGATGCAGAGGAATAATGGAATGAATATTTGTTGGTTTACCCAAATTCTACCAGCCCTGGAGCAGACGTCTGTAGCAGTCTAAACTACCATTTACGTCAGCCAACTGTTTGTTTAATTTATATCACATCAAAACGTGTTAACCATAGACAAAATATAAGAGATCCAGTACACCATTATCTTATTGATTACCGTAGATAAAGATTAATTAAATATATATCTTGTTTTAATATGATATTATTAAACTTGTAAATACCAAATTACGAATAATATGTAGCTAAGCAACAAATAAGCAAGCACCAGCAAACGTGTGGAAGACTGTAGAAATTGGTGGTCTACTGTTAGGTTAACTGTCACCAACTACTTTCAAGCCTCTTGCAAACCCGTATTGGAAGGAAAATTCACATATTTCAATTTACTGTGTGAAGAAGTAAAGCCAAGTCCAAGGCTTGTATCCAATAGGGATAAAACCACACAAAAACCCTCTTCCAAGAAAGTGCCATATTCCTTTAGTCAGTCATGCAAAAAGTTGCCTAAACTTACACTTCAGCTCACCAAATCAATCTGCTGTGGTAACTCATGCACGGCAAGAAATGCAAGGGataagaaggccaaaaatcaCACAATATAACTCATGACTTGCCAACCAACTTATCACAGTTTTTTGCACAACTGCATTTTTTGTCATCCCAAAATCATGAATTTCAATCTAAACAGCATGAATTCCACCTattcttcttcctttgttgCTGGCAATTTTGCCAGAAAATTTCTTTCAGGAGGACTGTTTTTCTTCGTGCCTGCAGAGGTTCAAATGCTCGAGCTTTTACTTGCTGTTTTTGTTTTCATAGTTATACATTCTCTGAGGCAAAAGAAGAGGCAAGGGTTGCCAAACTGGCCCTTCGTGGGAATGTTACCTTCTTTGATCCTTGGTCTTCAAGGAGACATGTACGAGTGGATTTCAGGTGTTTTATGCCGGCAAAACGGCACTTTCATATTCACAGGTCCTTGGGGTACAAACCTTAACTGTGTTGTAACATCTGATCCTCGTAATCTTGAGTATCTGCTCAAGACTAAGTTCTCAAATTTTCCTAAAGGGGAATACTTTCGGAACACTGTCAGAGATCTCCTTGGAGATGGCATATTCAGCGCAGATGATGAAATCTGGCAACGACAAAGGAAGACTGCAAGCCTGGAGTTCCATTCCACCAAGTTCCGAAGCATGACCACTGAATCATTGCTGGAGCTGGTTCATTCTAGGCTCTTACCGGTCTTGGAGGAGTCGGTTAAAAAATCTGTGCCTGTTGATTTACAGGATATTCTACTTAGACTAACATTTGATAATGTCTGCATGATAGCTTTCGGGGTTGATCCTGGCTGTTTACGCCCTGGATTGCCCGAGATACCATTTGCTCGGGCATTCGAGGATGCAACCGAAGCAACCTTGTTTCGATTCGTCACTCCAACACTAACTTGGAGGGCTATGAGATCTCTGAACATTGGGACAGAGAAGAAACTGACTGATTCAATCAGGGAGGTTGACAAGTTCGCAGAAGAAGTGATTCAGACTAGGAAGAAAGAACTTTCTTTACCAACAGAAAGTGAAAAACAAAGATCAGACCTCTTAACTGTGTTTATGAGATTGAAAGATGAACAAGAACGCCCATTTTCGGACAAATTCTTGCGTGATATCTGTGTGAATTTCATTCTAGCTGGAAGAGACACATCTTCAGTGGCACTGAGCTGGTTCTTTTGGCTGCTCAACCGGAATCCGGAAGTGGAACAAAAAATTCTGGCCGAAATTTGTCAAATTGTGAATGAGAGGAAAGATGCTAAAGACAAAGAGGATCTTGATAACTTGATCTTCAAGCCAGAGGAGGTGAAGAAGATGGAATATCTACAAGCTGCTCTTTCAGAGGCTCTGAGATTACATCCTTCAGTGCCAGTGGATCACAAGGAGGTAACTAcaatgttttcattttctttatttaaattTGCTTTTTGTTTTGCTTAAAGGGAAAAGAAttgggttttctttctttttttcctttttgaaatatatataaatgGTTACCCTATTTTTCTTTCCGGTTTTTTCAATATACAATCAGATTTGCAACCCAagttttttcttcaaaatctgaaCTGCCAAGCTCGATTTATGAACCGGGAAAATGGACTAATATAATCACTTAATTGAACCTTTTGCTTCTTGTTACTTAACTCGCGCTTACAGAACCTAGCGTGAGGTGAATTGACCAATTTTTCCCAGTAAATGGATTGTTGAAAAAGCTTCAAAGAATTTGTTGCCAAATTACATTTTGGCATTACTTGGTTTCCAATTGACAGCGTTTCAACATGAAAACAACCGCAGTTTGACCAAAAAGAAAGATTTTCTATCTAAAATAGCAGAAACTATGCTTGCAAAGAGTTCGTCGACCTCGTCTCTATCTTTTTTCGGCTACTTTCCTGCTGTTATTAGTGAGATTGCTGGTTGTTGACCTGTTTGCCACCTTGCCCAATTCTTTTCTCCAAATTGCAGATTCAGCAATTGAATTGGAACATATAAAAGTCAGAGTACAACATTCAAAACCAATGAATAAGACAGTAATTTTTTTCTCTGTGTCATTGTTGCTAAAGTAAGACACAAAGCATGATTTACTAGAGTAACAATAGCATGATATACATTGACTACAAGAGTTTAAAACATATTCTCCATCACCTGAAGGCTTAAAGTTTGGAAAATCGCTTTAGCGTCTATAAATAAGGGTAGATGTGCCCAAGAATTAGTTgatgaaagaaaagaataaacaaTTAGATTAGTTGTATTAAAATACAATTAATGGCTAGGAATGTTTTGTAACTTCAATCTAGCTTGATGTCCAAATTCTGGTGTGTTCTCAAGTATTCCTTTACCTCTTAAACACCAAGCAATGAACATGGCTGGTACAATATGCATCAAAATGGTCATAATATCTCGAACCCTTTCTATAGAAAATGAATAGAAAACGCCAAAAATTGAGTTTCAAAGACTCCATTTTACCCTGAGTCTTGATTGTCGTCATTTATTGATGTGTTTTGTATGTCTTTAGGTTCTTGAAGATGACGTTTTCCCAGATGGAACAGTGTTAAAGAAGGGAACAAAAGTGGTATATGCAATTTATACTATGGGACGAATGGAGGGAGTATGGGGAAAAGATTGCAGAGATTATAAACCAGAAAGATGGGTGAGAGATGGAAGGTTCATGAGTGAATCTGCCTACAAATTTACAGCTTTTAATGGAGGGCCTCGGCTATGTTTAGGCAAAGATTTCGCATATTACCAGATGAAGTTTGCAGCAGCATCCATTTTGTACCGCTATACCATGAAGGTTGAAAAAGATCATCCAGTTATACCAAAGATGGCATTGACCATGTACATGAAGCATGGACTTAAAGTAAGGCTTTCAAGGAGGAATCAGACTGAATTGCAGAAGCATTTGAAGACCAATTAGTATCCATTACAATAACAGGAGAAATTGAGTGTTActtgtgtttttattttttactctttttttctttttggatttgTTTGTGGAAGACTAAAAGATAAATATCATGTGGTATTAAAAAGATTTTgtgaaagaaatgaaggattAGAAGGATTGGCAGATAGGTAAGAAGGTACAACTGATAGGAAAAGGGAGTGAAATATGAATAATGGTTATACATGTTGATTGATGACTTCATAATTTGATTATCATTTATTTGTTCTTTCTAGCATTATTCTTATTAATAATCTACTGCTAAGAATGCTTGGTCTAACAGAGTTTGGTCTCACCACTACTGCTAAATATCAACCATCCATCttcttttttcactttaatttGGGGGTGACACATATCACCATAAAGTCCATAAATTGTTCATGTCTCCTTTTATGCCTGCCAGACCAGCTAACAACCTACCATGAACAAGACTTAACCCTGTTTCAAGTTTTACTATCAAGAGAATAATTAGCCAAATAAGCATAATATCATCAAAAGTTTCTGTTATTTATGCCAGTATCTAAGAGAAGCCATAGACCAATGGGAACAGTGGATCcaccaaaagaaacaaagagataCAAGTCCAGTCCAGCACTTGATTAACCTCATagattatttagaaattatgcCTTATCAGCGATTCAACAGCAACAAGACTAGACCTCCCTTTTATTCCAATAGCAGTAAAAACTTTACAGTCTTTTCACCAGAAGTTTTCCTTCCTACACTGACTTTAGTTGAACAAATTTCAGTGATCCAACAACATCCAACAGTCTCTTGGCCACCCTACTGGTCCAGTGAGCATTTCGAAAATTTTTTGCTTTCTGCAGAGACAGATAGAGGTATCATATTTGTACCCCTGATACCTATGCTATACTTTATGACagttgaaaaaaataattagcAAAACAATTAGCATTCCAAGCAATATTTGGCTACAAAAGCATTAAGACATCTAAGAGCAGTGAAGCATTTAAAGAGGCAGCGTACAACCAACATTACAACAGGAATACGTATTCAACTCCGGAAGATTTAGTCttagggtgcatttgataaaactgaagtctgaaaactgaaatctgaagtctgaatccattaagttattgaattgttaagtattaaatctaatacattcgagtgtatatcacattcaatgataagtaaatagcttatcacttatttttggaAGCAAGTTTTGCCTAGGAAATTCAAtgctacttaattaatttagatgttcaatttttagttatcaaacgcgtctgaacatgttaagatctgaatctattaagtGCTGAATTGGGCTATCAAACATGGCCTTAGTTTTGTTCCTTTAGTATGTAAAGAGACAGGATTCATAGAATTTATGGTTGGATACATATTCAAGTGCTGCATTTCAAACTGTAAAgttccccccaaaaaaaaaattgcagacaAGGAGAAATTTCACAGGGAAAACTTTAAACCAGACCTTATTCATGCTCTTCCATCCCACTCTTCATAGAACTCTTCCAaaaattgttccatgaatttATGCCTCCTTTGAGCCCTTCTCTGCCCAGCCTGACATTTGCACAGCAATTCTTTAGTTTTCAACTTTGTAAATACCTCAATATTTGATCCAtgaaattagaaaaataaagagaaatGCATAGTTACAAGCATGATAAAAAGCATAACATGCTCAAATTTAGATAATTATAAGAGTCAATTAAGAAAATAAGAGATGCAATGTTTGAAATGTTCGCAAGAAATTTACCGTGTCTTTATAAGAAATATAAAGGTAATTTTCCTTGTCTTTATTAAGAAACATAAAGGTAAATGTAATGTTTCAACCTTTGTTTTCATTAAGTCCTTTAATTTTAGAAGCTTCTCATGAAAATGATTCACGGTTGTCTGCTCTTCTTTCTTCATGTATTGCTCCCTTGACAAATCTGATCGAGGTAGAATGCTAGGGTCATGCAGGACTCTGTGCCTGCTGCCTCCAAATGTAAAACAACGAGCAATACCTAACAAAGANNNNNNNNNNNNNNNNNNNNNNNNNNNNNNNNNNNNNNNNNNNNNNNNNNNNNNNNNNNNNNNNNNNNNNNNNNNNNNNNNNNNNNNNNNNNNNNNNNNNNNNNNNNNNNNNNNNNNNNNNNNNNNNNNNNNNNNNNNNNNNNNNNNNNNNNNNNNNNNNNNNNNNNNNNNNNNNNNNNNNNNNNNNNNNNNNNNNNNNNNNNNNNNNNNNNNNNNNNNNNNNNNNNNNNNNNNNNNNNNNNNNNNNNNNNNNNNNNNNNNNNNNNNNNNNNNNNNNNNNNNNNNNNNNNNNNNNNNNNNNNNNNNNNNNNNNNNNNNNNNNNNNNNNNNNNNNNNNNNNNNNNNNNNNNNNNNNNNNNNNNNNNNNNNNNNNNNNNNNNNNNNNNNNNNNNNNNNNNNNNNNNNNNNNNNNNNNNNNNNNNNNNNNNNNNNNNNNNNNNNNNNNNNNNNNNNNNNNNNNNNNNNNNNNNNNNNNNNNNNNNNNNNNNNNNNNNNNNNNNNNNNNNNNNNNNNNNNNNNNNNNNNNNNNNNNNNNNNNNNNNNNNNNNNNNNNNNNNNNNNNNNNNNNNNNNNNNNNNNNNNNNNNNNNNNNNNNNNNNNNNNNNNNNNNNNNNNNNNNNNNNNNNNNNNNNNNNNNNNNNNNNNNNNNNNNNNNNNNNNNNNNNNNNNNNNNNNNNNNNNNNNNNNNNNNNNNNNNNNNNNNNNNNNNNNNNNNNNNNNNNNNNNNNNNNNNNNNNNNNNNNNNNNNNNNNNNNNNNNNNNNNNNNNNNNNNNNNNNNNNNNNNNNNNNNNNNNNNNNNNNNN
This portion of the Coffea eugenioides isolate CCC68of chromosome 11, Ceug_1.0, whole genome shotgun sequence genome encodes:
- the LOC113754053 gene encoding cytochrome P450 86B1-like, which codes for MTCQPTYHSFLHNCIFCHPKIMNFNLNSMNSTYSSSFVAGNFARKFLSGGLFFFVPAEVQMLELLLAVFVFIVIHSLRQKKRQGLPNWPFVGMLPSLILGLQGDMYEWISGVLCRQNGTFIFTGPWGTNLNCVVTSDPRNLEYLLKTKFSNFPKGEYFRNTVRDLLGDGIFSADDEIWQRQRKTASLEFHSTKFRSMTTESLLELVHSRLLPVLEESVKKSVPVDLQDILLRLTFDNVCMIAFGVDPGCLRPGLPEIPFARAFEDATEATLFRFVTPTLTWRAMRSLNIGTEKKLTDSIREVDKFAEEVIQTRKKELSLPTESEKQRSDLLTVFMRLKDEQERPFSDKFLRDICVNFILAGRDTSSVALSWFFWLLNRNPEVEQKILAEICQIVNERKDAKDKEDLDNLIFKPEEVKKMEYLQAALSEALRLHPSVPVDHKEVLEDDVFPDGTVLKKGTKVVYAIYTMGRMEGVWGKDCRDYKPERWVRDGRFMSESAYKFTAFNGGPRLCLGKDFAYYQMKFAAASILYRYTMKVEKDHPVIPKMALTMYMKHGLKVRLSRRNQTELQKHLKTN